CGACAAGGGCATCGGGGATATCGCGCATTTCCTTGATCCCGATCAGGAACTTTTCAAGTTTCGTCCGTTCCTTTTCGAAACCGGCGATCTCCTTTTTCGTCCATTTGGTCGACCCCTCGAGAAATTCGGGGGAACCGAGCTCCACCATGCGGTTGACTCTTTTCTTGATCGTGGGAAAGTTGGTAAGAAGACCGCCGAGCCAACGGTGGTTTATATAGAACTGCCCGCAGCGGAGGGCCTCATCTTTAATGGTATCCTGGGCCTGCTTCTTGGTCCCTACGAAAAGGACGCTCCCGCCGCTTTTTGAAACCTCCCGGAGAAAATCATAGGCCTTTTCGAGACCCTTGACGGTCTTTTGAAGGTCCACGATGTAGACGCCGTTCCTCTCGGTGAATATGTAGGGTTTCATTTTGGGATTCCAGCGCCTTGTCTGGTGCCCGAAGTGCACTCCGCACTCCAGAAGCTGCTTCATGCTTACCACTGCCAAATTTTCCGCCTCCCTGGTTTCGGTTTTCCCTCCACGACCGTCATCCGAAAAGCGGAATCCGCGGCTAAGCGGACACCCCCACTTTCGTCCAAATCGTGTGCGTGATAAGGGCCAACGGGGAGTATATCACAGTTTTCGATTGACCTGCAAGAACTTGTGGAATACCATATACCCGTGATACCTACTTATCGTTAAAAAAAGCGACGGGAAAAGGAGAGGAAATTGATGTCCCTGATCGAACGGATCGATAACATGTCTCCCCAGCAAAAAGCCATGTTGAACAGGCTCAAGAGAGTCGAGGGCCAACTTCGGGGGATACAGAGGATGATCATTAACGAAAAACCCTGCCAGGAAATCCTCTTGCAGCTATCCGCCGCAAGGAAGGCCATGCAGAACGCCTGCATAGAGATACTCAAGGGTTACGTCAGGAAGTGCCTTGCCGAGTCCGGCACCCCCGACATGGATGAACTGGAAAGGCTCATATCCACCCTGATCGACCTGGCCCCCCTTTCCGGCGAAAAGGAGGAAGAATCCTGAGGGGCTGCTTCACCTAGGGCAGCATCAGGCCGAGCATCTCCCCCACGGAGACCTTCTTCCCGCTGGTCGAATCGACCAGCGAGTCACCGGAACGGATCCAGGCTTTCCAGCAGGCAAGGGCCTTTTCCTCCCTGGCAAATACATGGCAAGACCCGGTAAGGGATCTCCAACCTTCTCTGCCTTCGGTCATCGCTGTCCCCTCGGCGATCATCACCGCCCTCGGGCGCGAAATGTTCACGGGAAGCCTTATCCCTTCGGGTTCCCCTTCCATCACCCGGAGGGCGTCCTTTTCCTGGATAATATGGGCTCTTCCCCCCGAGGCATCGACGACGACCGTCAGTGTCCTGTAGGCAGGACGTGAGAAAAGGCCAGTCCGAAACGCCTCTACCGGGATAAGGTAGACGGGTTGCAATACAACTTCCGCGCCCTCTTCCCATTTCAAAACCGGTTCGATGCACCCGCGGAAAGCGTCGTTCTCCCCCATGACCGGACCTCCCGGTTGAAGCGATCCCCTGCAGGGGATCCAGTTTGTCCGCGGCACCCGGATGACCGTATACCGTTGCTCCCTTCCGGGCCTGGCGGGGTTTTACGACCTTCCGTCACGCGGGTCTGGAACCCCTGCAGGGGATCGTTTGCTGGTGTCCAGTATATCACCGGCGGATTTGGGCCTGTCCTCCCCTGCCGGACTTAACAAAGAAAGGGCCCCGACGCCGGGGCCCTGAAGCTTCTGGCGGAGAAGGAGGGATTCGAACCCCCGGGACGTCGCCGCCCAGACGCTCTCCAAGCGCCCGCCTTCGACCACTCGGCCACTTCTCCATTTCATCGCACCCTTATTATATGGCGGAGAGAGTGGGATTTGAACCCACGAGACGGCTCATCACCGCCTAGACGATTTCGAGTCGCCCGCCTTCGACCACTCGGCCACCTCTCCACCTTTCTTCCCCACCGTCAGCGGAGGGCCAGGAAGAACTCCCGGAGCATTTTAGCACATTCTTCCGCGAGTACGCCACCGGTCACTTCGCACCGGTGGTTGAGCCTGGGATCCCTCGGAATATCGTAAAGCGTTCCGCAGGCACCCCAGCGGATATCCCTCGCCCCGTAAACTATACTCTTCACCCTGGACTGAACCAAGGCCGACGCGCACATCGGGCAGGGTTCAAGGGTCGAATACAGGGTTGAGCCTTCCAGTAGCCAGCTCCGAAGGCTTTCGGCGGCTCCCCTGAGGGCCAGTATCTCGGCGTGGGCCGTCGGGTCCTTCAAGCTCTCCCTCCGGTTATGCCCCTTTCCCACCACCGACCCGTCGAGGACCAGGACGGCCCCTACGGGCACCTCGCCCATGGAGGCGCCTTTGCGGGCTTCCTCCAGGGCAATTCTCATGAAGGCTTCATGTACTTCCATGACCGGCGTCTCCTGGCCCGTCATCGGCGGTTTCCATCCCGGCTCAGAAAAACGAGTATCCACAGCAGCGCCAAAGACAGGACCAACGCCGCCACGCCGAGGGGGATCCGGCCTCCGGAGCCGCCCCGTGGTTCGGGAACCGAGAGATACAGGGGCGAAATCCGCCCCCCGTCCGACACGAGGCAGGCGTCGCCTTTCAGTTCACCCAGCCGGAAGCCTTCGGCGGGAAAGGGTTCGCCAAGGCCATTCCTGGGCCATCCAACCACCAGGACGGTTCCAACGCCCTTCCGGGGAAGGATCTGGAAAAAGGCATCCCTGTCGACGTCAAGGGTGGCTTCGTTTTTTCTGCCCCCCGTTATTTCGACCTCATCGCCTCGCCGCAGGGCTGCCAGTGGGATCCCCCGGGTGAATAGTTCCTCCAGTCGGGCCGCTATGACGGCGTCGCCTTTCAGGTTTTCCCATCGCA
The nucleotide sequence above comes from Thermovirga sp.. Encoded proteins:
- the rpsB gene encoding 30S ribosomal protein S2: MAVVSMKQLLECGVHFGHQTRRWNPKMKPYIFTERNGVYIVDLQKTVKGLEKAYDFLREVSKSGGSVLFVGTKKQAQDTIKDEALRCGQFYINHRWLGGLLTNFPTIKKRVNRMVELGSPEFLEGSTKWTKKEIAGFEKERTKLEKFLIGIKEMRDIPDALV
- a CDS encoding metal-sensitive transcriptional regulator; the encoded protein is MSLIERIDNMSPQQKAMLNRLKRVEGQLRGIQRMIINEKPCQEILLQLSAARKAMQNACIEILKGYVRKCLAESGTPDMDELERLISTLIDLAPLSGEKEEES
- a CDS encoding nucleoside deaminase; this encodes MEVHEAFMRIALEEARKGASMGEVPVGAVLVLDGSVVGKGHNRRESLKDPTAHAEILALRGAAESLRSWLLEGSTLYSTLEPCPMCASALVQSRVKSIVYGARDIRWGACGTLYDIPRDPRLNHRCEVTGGVLAEECAKMLREFFLALR